The Pseudophryne corroboree isolate aPseCor3 chromosome 10, aPseCor3.hap2, whole genome shotgun sequence DNA segment CCCACCTCCTGGGTgtacataccccccccccctcctgggtgtacagacccccccccccccctcctgggtgtacagacccccctcctgggtgtatagaccctcctcctgggtgtacagacccccctcctgggtgtacagacccccctcctgggtgtacagacccccctcctgggtgtatagaccctcctgggtgtacagaccctcctcctgggtgtacagacccccctcctgggtgtacagacccccctcctgggtgtacagacccccctcctgggtgtacagacccccctcctgggtgtacagacccccctcctgggtgtatagaccctcctcctgggtgtacagaccccACTCCTGGATGTATagacccccctcctgggtgtacagacccccccccccctcctgggtgtacagacccccctcctgggtgtacagacTCCCCCTCCTAGGTGTACAGACCCCCCTCCTAGGTgtacagacccccctcctgggtgtacagacccccctcctgggtgtatagacccccctcctgggtgtacatacccccccccctccttggtGTACAGTACCCCCCCTcctcctgggtgtacagacccccctcctgggtgtaTAGACCCTCCTCCTGGGTGTACATACCCCCCTCCTGGGTGTATAGACCCTCCTCCTgggtgtacatccccccccccctcctgggtgtacagaccctcctcctgggtgtacagaccctcctgggtgtatagacccccctcctgggtgtatagaccctcctcctgggtgtacagacccccctcctgggtgtaTAGACTCTcctcctgggtgtacagacccTCCTCCTGGGTGTATAGACCCTcctcctgggtgtacagaccccCCCTCCTGGGTGTATAGACCCTCCTCCTgggtgtacatccccccccccctcctgggtgtacagaccctcctcctgggtgtacagacccccctcctgggtgtaTAGACTCTcctcctgggtgtacagacccccctcctgggtgtaTAGACCCTCCTCCTGGGTGTACATACCCCCCTCCTGGGTGTATAGACCCTCCTCCTgggtgtacatcccccccccctcctgggtgtacagaccctcctcctgggtgtacagaccctcctgggtgtatagacccccctcctgggtgtatagaccctcctcctgggtgtacagacccccctcctgggtgtaTAGACTCTcctcctgggtgtacagacccTCCTCCTGGGTGTATAGACCCTcctcctgggtgtacagaccccccctcctgggtgtacagacccTCCTCCTGGGTGTATAGACCCCCCTCCTGGCTGTACAGACCCCCCTCCTGGCTGTACAGACCCCCCTCCTGGCTgtacagacccccctcctgggtgtacagacccTCCTCCTGGGTAtacagacccccctcctgggtatacagacccccctcctgggtgtacagaccctcctcctgggtgtacagacccccctcctggctgtacagacccccctcctgggtgtacagacccccctcctgggtgtacagacccccctcctgggtgtatagacccccctcctgggtgtacagacccccccccccccctcctgggtgtacagacccccccccccccctcctgggtgtacagaccccccccccctcctgggtgtacagacccccccccccccccctcctgggtgtacagacccccctcctgggtgtacagacccccctcctgggtgtaTAGACCCTCCTCCTGGGTGTACATACCCCCTTcccctcctgggtgtacagaccccctccccccctcctgggtgtatagacccccctcctgggtgtacagacccccccctcctgggtgtacagaACCTCCTCCTGGGTGTATAGACCCCCCTCCTGGCTGTACAGACCCCCCTCCTGGCTgtacagacccccctcctgggtgtacagacccccctcctgggtgtacagacccccccccctcctgggtgtacagacccccctcctgggtgtaTAGACCCTCCTTCTGGgtgtacagacccccccccccctcctgggtgtacagacccccctcctgggtgtacagacccccctcctgggtgtacagacccccccccccttctgggtgtacagacccccctcctgggtgtaTAGACCCTCCTCCTGGGTGtacatacccccccccctcctgggtatacagacccccctcctgggtATACAGACCCTcctcctgggtgtacagacccTCCTCCTGGGTAtacagacccccctcctgggtatacagacccccctcctgggtatacagacccccctcctgggtatacagacccccctcctgggtgtacagacccccctcctggctgtacagacccccctcctggctgtacagacccccctcctgggtgtacagacccccctcctgggtgtacagaccccccacctcctgggtgtacagaccccccccctcctgggtgtacagacccccctcctgggtgtacagacccccccatctgccccacctgcagtgcacatggttttgcccattagagaaggattttgctgctgtgatcaggtctgacttaggccctgtGTCTGCTATCAGCAAATGTAAAGGACAGAGCTAGTTTAGATGTTTTATTTCCTTGACCCCAGTAGTGCCCCCAACGCTGTGTAACTACGCAGGGTGTGTGCTGACTGGTGTACGGCAGATAATTTCACACTTCTAAAGCGAGCGTCAGACCTTCCGTCATTTCTCAGTGCTAAGAAATCGTTTCTTTTTCCCAGTTCGAGATTGTGCCGGAGGATGATCCTCAGAATTCCATTATTTCCGTCTCGGCCGCTGAATGTCACGCCACCCTTCTGAAAAATATTGCCGCTGTCCGGTGAGTGGGACCTTACCTCTTTACATGCAGGACTATTGGGAGACACAGCCAACCTGGGGTATAGGTCTTTCCACCTACACGTTTGCCTTTACGAGCTCCTCAATTCTCCAGGAATGTCCCTGAACTCATTGGTGGACTGCTGGAGGAGCGATAGTAAATCGCCAGAAAGGCAGCAGTGCTTTACTGCTGTGTTTCCAGATTAGCCATGTAACATAAAGGGTTTTTACTGAGGATAGGTGGCCGTGTGTCTTAGTTTAGTCTCTTGCCATGAAGATGCCCCTGCAGTGACACAACTGGTTATTGGGTCTTCTGCAAAGTACAATCTACTGTGCCTCAATCGGGGTTACAAGTCCAGTAACATACATCGGTCAGCGTATCGATACACCTTAGCAGAGATAACCGTGACGCTCTGGTGGATTGAAGCCTATGTTCTCTCTCTCAATAAGCACGTCTCACAGCCGACAGGAAGGAGTGTGGACGTCCCAGGCCCTGAAGGGATAGGCCCAAATGTCTGGAATGCCCTTCCTTAGGCTTTTCCACTTGCTGGCTAATAGATGGTGACATAACTCTCGCTGACGCTGGAGCCTCGCAGCAGAAACGCGCAGTTTCCCTGCTCCGACCTCCACTCTGCTGATAATATGGACTGTGTCTGCAGATCAGGCGTTTCTTCCCCGGTATACACCGACAAGACTAAGGTCATCCCAGCATTCTCCCAGCTGGCAGGAGGTTCAGTTGTTTTCAGGATCGTCAaattcagggggagatgtatcaacccttggagagagagaaactaccaaccaatcggctcctaattgtcatttttcaaacacacggcGGGATGTAATTGAGTCCGAAATCGCAGGAGGTGCGAGATGTCGGCCAAtcaaattttttttaaaggggcagaaactaacaaggcaaaaccatgccctgtAAGTGATTACCCATTAAAAAAACGTCCAAGGTCGGCCGACATCTCACTGAGGGTCGGTAAAATGACTGTTAAAAGATGTTTGCCAACTGGAGGGGGGCGCAGTATTCGGGCCAGAGGAGCCGCGACCGAGCGGGGAACAGCAGAGAGGCGGCAGGACTGAGCGGGTCCATCATACTAGTAATATAACAAAATAATATCAAGACTTTAATCACAGCTGATCACCTAACAGTATCTCTCCTGCTATGTGTCTCTCCTGCCCGTACCGTAATACGGGGTTTCTTCTCTTTCCCAGTGGACAAGGGGTCACGTCGCCGGAAAACGCCGGTGCCTATTTCTTCGGCTTCTCACACCCCACTATTCAGCATTTAATACAAAGCTGCCCTGGGGCCCGCAAATGTGCAAGGTGAGCTTTACCATCACTGGGGTACATTAACAGAAGAATCCCTTACCCTGACATTTGTCTGTAGGCCTCATACAATGCGCAAGTGTTTCCCAGTACAGCGTCCCTTTTATATTTCAGCTACGAGTGGGTGAAGTTTGAAGTATGGAAGCCGGGTGACGGTCCCGTTCCACAGGAGCTGTCTGAGAATAGCGCCTCAATAAACTTTGAGGCTTTCCAAAGACAGTCGTTTGATGGGATTAAACCGGACAATGTGCTAGCAGGTAGGTAGCGTCACCAACTGTTGGGGGGATTTCCATACAAATCCAGCcatttggggtaattcagacctgatcgtagcagcaaatttgttagcagttgggcaaaaccatgtgcactgcaggtggggcagatgtaacgtgcagagagagttagatttgggtgggttatattgtttctgtgcagggtaaatactggctgctttatttttacactgcaatttagatttcagtttgaacacaccccacccaaatctaactgtctctgcacatgttatatctgccccacctgcagtgcacatggttttgcccaactgctaacaaatttgctgctacgatcaactctgaattaccccctatgtccggaTTTCTGCGTTTCGGCGTTCATGATAACCGTGAAATGTTCTTTACCCCCAGGAACGCTGGATCTCCTGGAAATCCAGGCCTCACACGATTATATCTCCACGTACCAGGAAATGTTTCTGTCTCCCTCCCAGCATCTGAAATCCTCCTCTAACCACTACAGTCCGTCAGAGTCTCCAGAGTGAGGATGCACGACGCGTTTCGCTTGTCTCGTTTTATGTGTATATCTCTATATTTATTTACAATAAACCCACGTGTCTCACACTTCTCCACGTTTTTAGGACATTTGGCGTAGTACTATGCCGTGTTTTGTTTCAGTGCTTTCCTAAAATCAACAGGTAGCAGCATATTTTAGGATTGTGACAATTTGTACACGTGGCCAGCCTCGGATAGCCTGTCACTCCTGATATGAGCGCAGTATATCAAAACTGACAGCACTGCTCCAAAATAACACGTGTAAGTGGGCGACTTAATATGAGGACAGTACGGAAGTTCTATTGTCCATCCAGATTTACTACTCagcgccgtggagagagataaagtagcagccaattcactcctaaatgccatgttacaggctgtactttatctctctccacggcttagtacatctgccccattattttattttattttttatacgtCACTAAAATGTCATGTATGTATTATATGTTCtatttcaggcctggccaacctgtggctctccagctgttgtgaaactacacatcccagcatgccctgccacagatttagcattccttaatagcaaaactatggcagagcatgttgggacttgtagtttcacaacagctggagagccacaggatgaCCAGGCCTGTTCTATTTGGAGAGTAGTgatgtcacatgacagtgacatcatgtGACAGTGTCACATGATGAGGTCATCTTTGATTAGCCACCATGGTCCTCTGTCCTGGTTATTACGGTAGGCAAAACAATTTCTTCTATTTGCAAGCATTGATGAGCGAGGTTTCCCTAGAGTAATATCTCCCTGAGTATTAACACACCTGGGGGGGGATATAATAGCCTGAAACTTGCAGGCATCAGCGAGTCTGTCCAGTGTTTTTAAAGTGGGATTAATttcaaaggcaaaaccaacctagttATGCCTTGTAATTgcttgccactttaaaacatcagATTCGCCAGTATTTTGACGTttcccccctagtgtctaactgaGTCTGAATCACTGTGTACAGTAAGACGGTGACTGATGGTAACACACATCCGGATTTGGGAATCATCTCAGACAAGTCACTTGGTGTAATGTAATATAAGGAATATTGTTCCCCTGCTGTAAGATAAAAGGATGTTAGAAGCCACTTGGTGTCCCAGGACCTACTGTATGTAAGTCCCGGGACTGATGATacatacaaagccctcacccattcctctcccatctacatctctgaccttatctctctttacattcccacccgtcctctttgctctgctaatgcacgtcgtctctcctgccaacggattacctcctcccattcctacctacctctcacgtgctgctccctctctctggaattccctacctctccccctcagactctccccctctctacaaaacttcaaatgggctctcaagacccacttcttcaccaaacccagccaactctcctcctaaccctcttgtctatgctcactgtctacccctcctgtgtcactccggtctattagcccctcaccttttagattgtaagctcataagagcagggacttctttcctcatgtgcctttccttctcttacttacagtatcttatactccataccccCTTTGATGTCACctgaccccgggttttctatacctgtcctatactgtcttgtactgtaagtgccgtAATCTTgtctgctcatttgattatgtactgtgtaatgggcgctgcggaccccttgtggcgccatataaataacggaTAATAATATACAGTAACACTCATTATGTAACACCGTATGTTCACAACACTACTTAGTGGCTTCTGATTCTCCTCTGTtggatttcttttatttattacttCTTTAGCCGTATTTTATTCATGgttattttgttgttgttttttgtattgTTTCTGTTTTTCATACACCATAATTAAACAGTCAATAATTAATTAAGGAATGGCCAGTGTAATTTATAGAAGTGGCCCGGTCAGGAAGCTAGGAGAAGtctgtacatttttcttttttaattaatAAATGTCCATAATATACATTAACATTCGTATCTATAAAATTAAACCGTGTCACCGATCGTTACTAAATTCCGATGATTAAACACATTTTAATTTAAGTAAGAAAATTAAATAAAAGGACAGAAGTGAAAGATAATCGGAAAACCTTCTCCCAGGTTCGGCTTTCTTCTATTTTTGGTCTTTTCTTTCCATTTCTGTAAAAGATATAAATGTATACATGCGTTATTCACCAATAAACACAATGTAATTACGGCAGGGTAGCAGGATTGCGGCACGCATCTGCGATTCTCAACGCTCTACAGCGAGGATAGCGCAGAGTTCTTACAGGCTAAATTGAAGCCTTGGGTGGCTCCAGAGAAGGAGGAAAAGTTTTCCCCGTCGCATGCTGGACAGCGCCTTCCAAGCCGAAGAGCGCTCCTAGCTCACAAATGAGGCTAATACCTTGGGTTAGTAAACAGGTTTTGGTGCAATATTAGGTGAGTAATAATAGGTCGCAATCATGAATTAAATACAAATAAATCACCTGAATCCAAGTATTGTGCTCTCAGCCCTGTGTCTTACTGGCCCTGAAACCATTAATATGGACCCATCAGAGCGACCATGGTGCCACCACTGGTCCATGTCCCAGAAGGCAGTGCGTTGTAGCGTTGACCAGTCCCACAACAGAAGACAAGCCTTACCATAGATCTCTGCTTTCGCCGTTGGCTGGTGCCCAGTCACTCCGTTCCCGTCGCACCCTGCATTGTTGAGCGTTTCGATATCTTCGTCCATCCCCACCAGCAGAGTCATAAAGTCCACAACTGTGTCGATATTCTCCTTGTTCTTGGTCTTGTCTTTGAGCGTACAGAGAACGCTGAGCCGGCTGAAGGACTTCAGCTGGGAGATATTGGCCCGAAGGAACATAATAATAATGTTTAAGTCGTTGATGGGGCAGCCGAGCATCTTCTTACTCAGGAGGTCAAAAGCCGGAAGCATCTCGTAGACATTTAAGAACTGCTTGTCCCAGTGGAAGAGCTTGCTTATGTTATAAAGGATGACGGGCACCAAGAGAACGTAGATGACCGCATTCACCACGCTAATGATTTGGAATATAGATAATGATATTAATTTGCACTTGACGAACGTGGCTGCGGACGAGTGGAAGTCGGGCGTTACGTGGcagttgaactcctcttggtggaaGATGTTGAGGTGAAAGAATCCCAGGTAGAAACAGGTGAAGAcaatgaggatgaggaggaggatgttCCTCATGACGTAAGTcagtgcgatgtaatgtgagtgcTGCTTGCAGGTCAGGTACTTCTCCAACAGGGGGAACTCAAAGTAGCGCACGTGGCGAGCACTGAAAAACAGCCCCGATTTAGTGCCCATTATTCCAAATAAACCCAACACTCATGCCAGAATACACCCTATATGCAATATAATGTTCTGGGTATAATATCTGTGCAATTAGATATGCCATCACTTGGTGCCTCTGCCTTAGGCACCATAGGTTTGGAGCCTTCACACCTGATAGTCAAAAGAGCCCAAATAAGAACGTGATAAAATAATCGGGGCCCCTCAGTGCTTGTTGGGCCCCAGGGAACCTGATAGATGATCCGGCTCTGCTTTATCCGTCATGTCAGTGttccccaactccagtcctcagggacccctaacagtgcatgttttccagatctcctagttggtgcacaggtgttcccattactggctgacacattttaaaagacctgcAGGTGGTGCTGATTATCTCACCCGTGATACTGGGGAGATCTGTATAATATGGactgttaggggtccctgaggactAGAGTTGGGAAACACTTTGTTATGTTATGTCTGTCCTGGGTCCTAGGAGTTTTCTACAAATTTTTCatctaacccagaggttctcaaacgtagtCCTCAAGCCACCCCAACGgtctaggttttaagtatatccatgcttggccacagtcaatttgatttaaccatctgtactgagccTTGGATCTGAGCCAACATCTGGACCATTggtttgccttgaggaccgcgttgaaGAACCTCTGATCTAGCCTCTTTTAATGTTCCCTGATTCAGTGGTGGATGCAGTTGAGAGATCGCGCGTTAGGAGCGATGACCGGCAAACTGCGTATACGCAGCACAGAAGAAATCCGTATTGTGCACCAGCGAAAAAGTGCAGTGGCGTAAACACTTGTGTATGACATCGCTATTTTCTGAGACTGCTTCTGCGATCTGTGGGACAATTAGGGTGTAGACTGGGAAGTGACCTAAAGTCTTTGCAGAAAGAGAAGGCGCCATGGGCGTGTCTCAGCATGCGGCTGGGATCTCGTTTGCAGCGCCACAGCGGCCATATCTTAAAGTTACATAGGAGACTCTGTCAGGCAGGGACAGCTCAAAAAGTTTGTCGCGTCCGATGGTGCAAAGTGGACGTTGCAGGGCTTGCGGAGTCCGACGCACCCTAGTACCCGAGGAATGTTTATActcacatttgcatatttttgcacttgaGAATCCGTGAGAAATCGGGGCCGCACCTGATCTGCGCCCACCTCTGAATCGCACCCAATATGAGGTTATTACTGACAGAGCCTTACAGAGTAGACTGGCGTAGGTGCTGGGGGACAGTTACGTTACGTCCTGTGGCCCCAAATTCAGCAATGTGGAAATGATTGTATGTGCAAGGTGTGGCTCCGCCCTTTGCGCAGCTCCTCATAGAAGACTGAGCACTTCCCTTGCCAATCTGTATGTCTCCGCAGGTGGGgcctctgcatgtgtgtgtgaaaAGTTGCTGTATGATTATTCTCATGGCTTGTTCTCCACAATGAAATTTATGCTCTGCGTGATTTATTTACGAAACGCCGGCTTATGTAAGCTGACGCTTATTGGCGGGTTGGGGTGAAAATGTAAATCGGCACTCGCAGTTGATTTAAAGCCTGGCGCACTTTACTCTACCTGCAGATGCCATTTTTACTTTTCATCTTCAAGCCGCCAGGAAGATAAGCCGCCGCTTCGTAAATAGCGCCctaaatttttatttatatttattctacAACACATGTGACTAACAATACAGGTGTTTTAAATGTAAACCCATTTCCAAGCTCGTGCACATCACGTTACAGCGCTGGTGGGGATGAGCCCTTATTATGGTGGGTACCTGGTGTAATGAATGTATAAATACAGGTCTAGTGGCACAGATTATTATAGCAAGAGCAATGCTCGGCACCTTTTCAGCTCCTCCCAGAACAGCTGCGGGTCCGGGCAGGTCCGGTGAGTCTTCAGTAAGTGTTGCACCAGTTTGATTGACCGGTTGTAAGACTTGTCCAGTTCATCAATAATAAAGAGCAGATCTGGGTAAAGTGCGGACTTGGAAATATATTTCCAGAGAGCGACCGGAATATACATCGCAATAGCCACAATCGTCAATGTAAAGGGAAACACCTGGAGGAATAAGATAATATAGAAGGGAAGACGGGGCACAAATTAAATATGTAAGGGGGGACGGGGCACAACTTAAATGTTAAAATATAGAAGGGGTGGGCAGGTGGCACAATGTAATTAAATATGTAAGGGGCGGCAGGTGCAACAACGTAAACATGTAAGGGGGCATGTGGAATAAATTAATTCAAGCACGCATTAATTAAATATAAAATGGGACAGGTGGCACACATCATTTAAACACTCACTGTCTCCCGTCACCTGCCCCCCTCTACATCTCCCTCACCCAGCGCCTCTCCTTGTCATCCTCTCCcgatcaccctctgcctcccttgtCACCCAGTGCCTCCCCTTATCATCCGCCCTCTGTCTctgactgcctccccctgtcactatcTGTTTCCCCCTGTCATCcactgactctccctgtcacccatcctTTCCTTATCATCCTCTGCCTGCCCTGTCATCCAGTACCTCTCCACTGTcattcactgcctctccctgtcaccctctgcattCTGTATCCCCCTGTCACTCTATGCCTCCCCC contains these protein-coding regions:
- the LOC134966748 gene encoding pannexin-3-like — translated: MSIANRAAEYMLTDALLPDTPPSKTGLRLELPLDRIIKLISVGLPLLLVSLSFARELSSGSQILCFPPNNFTEKQVQYVDKHCWQSLTHHDFSSASNPYVRSLWIHKVFPFTLTIVAIAMYIPVALWKYISKSALYPDLLFIIDELDKSYNRSIKLVQHLLKTHRTCPDPQLFWEELKSARHVRYFEFPLLEKYLTCKQHSHYIALTYVMRNILLLILIVFTCFYLGFFHLNIFHQEEFNCHVTPDFHSSAATFVKCKLISLSIFQIISVVNAVIYVLLVPVILYNISKLFHWDKQFLNVYEMLPAFDLLSKKMLGCPINDLNIIIMFLRANISQLKSFSRLSVLCTLKDKTKNKENIDTVVDFMTLLVGMDEDIETLNNAGCDGNGVTGHQPTAKAEIYEMERKDQK